In Dendropsophus ebraccatus isolate aDenEbr1 chromosome 14, aDenEbr1.pat, whole genome shotgun sequence, the following proteins share a genomic window:
- the LOC138771816 gene encoding olfactory receptor 6P1-like: MSVRNQTRVTEFILLGFGNLKNFNIIFFMLFLIIFILTLIGNLLIILLVSVTPQLQSPMYYFLCHLSLSDLVIAMNTLPNLLGAILLGGIRMTYVDCLTQLYFFCSTTVTECFLLPVMSYDRYLAICNPLRYSSIMDIKCRTCLSLWPWLLGFTLDLIGVFGVSNYDFCRDNIIDHVYCDLSPLQKLSCSDTSILELETFLFSMPLFLFPCGFIIVTYVYIFLAIVRIPSEIGKQKAFSTCSSHLIVVGTFYGTLAAKYMTPSKANTLLMNKMVSLLHTVFTPLFNPIIYSLRNQDIKMALKKVIG; the protein is encoded by the coding sequence ATGTCTGTGAGGAACCAAACAAGAGTGACAGAATTTATTCTATTGGGTTTCGGAAACCTAAAGAActttaatataatattttttatgcTGTTCTTGATCATCTTTATTCTTACACTGATTGGAAACCTTCTGATCATTCTTCTGGTATCAGTCACTCCTCAGCTCCAGAGCCCCATGTATTACTTCCTATGTCATCTTTCCCTTTCCGACCTTGTGATTGCTATGAATACTCTTCCCAATCTGCTTGGCGCCATTCTTCTAGGAGGGATAAGAATGACTTATGTTGACTGCCTGACACAATTGTATTTCTTCTGTAGTACAACCGTTACCGAATGTTTTCTCCTTCCGGTGATGTCCTATGACCGATACCTGGCCATCTGCAACCCCCTAAGATATTCCAGTATTATGGACATAAAGTGTCGGACTTGTCTATCACTATGGCCATGGTTGTTGGGCTTTACTCTCGATCTTATTGGGGTCTTTGGTGTATCCAACTATGATTTTTGCCGTGACAATATCATTGACCATGTCTACTGTGACCTTTCTCCTCTTCAGAAGCTTTCTTGCTCAGACACGTCTATCTTAGAGCTGGAAACCTTTCTGTTTTCTATGCCATTATTTCTCTTTCCATGTGGTTTTATCATTGTAACCTATGTGTATATCTTCCTCGCCATAGTCAGGATACCATCAGAAATTGGCAAACAAAAGGCTTTCTCAACTTGCAGTTCTCATCTTATTGTTGTGGGGACGTTTTACGGGACACTAGCAGCTAAATACATGACCCCATCTAAAGCAAACACCTTACTTATGAATAAGATGGTTTCCTTACTGCACACTGTATTTACCCCTCTGTTTAACCCTATAATATACAGCCTCAGAAACCAGGACATAAAGATGGCGCTTAAAAAAGTAATTGGCTGA